In the Chthonomonadales bacterium genome, CGCAGATCCTCGCGCCGCCACTGTCCGCCGCAGGCTTCTCGGCGCCTGGCCAGCCCCCTCCGCCGCCGGCGCCGGTCACGGTGGGCGAGGTCGCCGACGTGGAGTTGGCCGCCGTGGCGGAGGGGTCGCGCACGCGCGTGAACGGGCGCAACAGCGTGAGCGTGGTCGTGACCAAGGCGCCCGACGCCAACACGGTGTCGGTCGTCGAGGCCGTCAAGGGGGCGCTTAGCCGAGGGCGGACGGCACTGCCTTTCGAAACACAGATCGTCTACGCCCGCGACGACTCTATCGTGGTCGGGGAGGCGCTCGCCGACGTGAACGCGACCCTGCTCCTGGGCGCCGTGCTGGCCATGGGCATCGTCTACCTCTTCCTGCGCGACGTTCGCGGCACCATCATCATTGCGCTCGCCCTGCCGATCTGCATCCTCGCCACGTTCGGCGTGATGTACTTCGCCGGGTTCACGCTGAACCAGATGACGCTGCTAGCGCTCTCGCTTTCGGTGGGCATCCTGATCGATGACAGCATCGTGGTACTGGAAAGCATCACGCGACATCTCTCGCTGGGCGAGGAGCCTGCGGAGGCTGCCTTCAACGGCCGAACGGAGATCGGCTTCGCTGACATCACGACGACGCTGGTCGACGTGGTTGTCTTTGTTCCCATCGCCTTCATGGGTGGCATCGTCGGCGCCTTCTTCCGTGAGTTCGGCCTCACCGTCGCGGCCGCGACGCTCTTCTCGCTCGTCGTCTCCTTCACGGTCACGCCCAGCATGGCCTCCCGGTGGTATCGGCGGCGCGAGGCCGCCGCCGGAACACCCTCCCGGCCGCGCGGCGGCGCCGCCGCCCTCTACACCGCGCTCGAGGGCGTCTACCGGCGCGTGATCGCCTGGTCGCTACGGCATCGTGGCCTCGTCATCGGCGCCGGGGCCGCCGCGCTGACCGCGACAATGCTCGCCGCGACGCCGTTCCTCGGCATGGAGTTCCTGCCGGCGGCTGACCAGGGCCAGGTGACCGTCGCCGTCGAGATGCCGCCCGACTCCTCGCTCGACGCCACCGACGCGGCGGTGCGCCAGGTCGAGGATATCGTGTCGCGAATGCCAGAGGTCGCCAGCTACGCCAGCACGGTCGGCGAGGTGCTCGGCGGATTCGGGAGCCTGCCCCAGCGTGGCTCGCAGTACGGCCAGGTGAGCCTGCGCCTGGTCGACAGACCCAGCGTTATGCAAAGGATCCTTGGCGCGGCGCTGCCGGTGACCGGCGGGGTTCGCCACGTCGACGATTCGACCGTCGCCGCGCGTCTTCGCCGAGCTCTGCCGGTCGTCGCCGGCGCCCGGTTCACGGTGGCGGCGGTGCGCTCGGTTGCGGACGTGGGTCCCCCAATCCAGGTGCAGCTCCGCGGGCATGACCTGGCGGCGCTGGCGGACGCCGGCGCGCGCGTGCGCGCTGGCCTGGACCGCATACCCGGCATCGTGGACGCCGACCTCTCGCTGCGAACTGGCCGTCCGGAGCTGCAGGCGCGGATCGATCGCGTCAGGGCATCGGCGTTCGACGTACCGATCGCCGAGGCGGCCGCCGCGCTGCGCGATGCGATCGAGGGCAACACCGATACCACCTACGCCGCCGACGGCGCCGAGTACCCGATCCGCGTGCAACTTGCGGGCATCGATCGCGACTCGCCATCCGACGTCGCTGGCGTGCCCGTGGCCTACGGCGCGGGCTCTGCCGTGGTGCTTGGCGACATCGCCGACCTCGACGTCGGCTCCGGGCCAACAGCCATCGACCGGGTCAACGGCCAGCGAATGGTGACCGTGACGGCGCAACTCGCCGGCGCACTGCCGCTCGGTGACGCGCGGGCGGCCGTCGAGCCGCTGCTGGACCGGGTGCGTCGCTCCGGTGTCGACGTGCACTGGGGCGGTGAGGCCGAGGCTATAGAGGAGAACATACCCAACTTCGCCTTCGCGCTCGGCCTGGCCGTCGTGCTGGTCTACCTGGTGATGGCCTCGCTCTTCAACTCGGTCCTGAACCCCTTTGTCATCATGTTCACTCTGCCGATGGCGCTGGTGGGCGCGCTGGCCGCGCTCGCGCTGACGGGCGAGACGCTGTCCCTCGTCTCGATGATCGGCGTGATCATGTTGACGGGCCTGATGGGGCGAAACGCGATCCTGCTGATCGACTACACCGCGACGCTTCGCGCGCGAGGCATGGCCCGCGAGAACGCCGTGGCCGAGGCCGGGGCCACGCGGATGCGGCCCATCCTGATGACGACGCTCACCACCATTTTCGGCATGCTGCCCGTCGCCATGCGGATCGGCCGGGCCTCCGAGTTGCGCGCGCCGATGGCCATTGTCGTGATCGGGGGGCTGCTTGTCTCCACCGTCCTGACCCTCGTGATGATCCCGGTGCTCTACACGCTCTTCGACGATGCGCGTGTGCGCCTGGCCGGCTGGAGGCCGGCCGGGAGTCGCACTGAAGGGAGGTGATACGCATGG is a window encoding:
- a CDS encoding efflux RND transporter permease subunit, which translates into the protein MWLTIVAIRRPVVLWAALAAVAVLGLTAYYRLPAELNPRVAIPTITIATIYPGAGPEEVESAVSEPLEDALGTVGGLRDVYSRSQESLSVVSMDYRVGTDLGEALPAVRERVDAARALLPAGALPPIVARLDINAQPVLFVGITDGGSASSLRDSVDRILRPQIARVPGVAGVTVLGGERREVRVRADVARLQQLGITVSDLVSSLRAAGEDVPAGAIVRGRSSIAVRTLGAFRSLDDIRQAQILAPPLSAAGFSAPGQPPPPPAPVTVGEVADVELAAVAEGSRTRVNGRNSVSVVVTKAPDANTVSVVEAVKGALSRGRTALPFETQIVYARDDSIVVGEALADVNATLLLGAVLAMGIVYLFLRDVRGTIIIALALPICILATFGVMYFAGFTLNQMTLLALSLSVGILIDDSIVVLESITRHLSLGEEPAEAAFNGRTEIGFADITTTLVDVVVFVPIAFMGGIVGAFFREFGLTVAAATLFSLVVSFTVTPSMASRWYRRREAAAGTPSRPRGGAAALYTALEGVYRRVIAWSLRHRGLVIGAGAAALTATMLAATPFLGMEFLPAADQGQVTVAVEMPPDSSLDATDAAVRQVEDIVSRMPEVASYASTVGEVLGGFGSLPQRGSQYGQVSLRLVDRPSVMQRILGAALPVTGGVRHVDDSTVAARLRRALPVVAGARFTVAAVRSVADVGPPIQVQLRGHDLAALADAGARVRAGLDRIPGIVDADLSLRTGRPELQARIDRVRASAFDVPIAEAAAALRDAIEGNTDTTYAADGAEYPIRVQLAGIDRDSPSDVAGVPVAYGAGSAVVLGDIADLDVGSGPTAIDRVNGQRMVTVTAQLAGALPLGDARAAVEPLLDRVRRSGVDVHWGGEAEAIEENIPNFAFALGLAVVLVYLVMASLFNSVLNPFVIMFTLPMALVGALAALALTGETLSLVSMIGVIMLTGLMGRNAILLIDYTATLRARGMARENAVAEAGATRMRPILMTTLTTIFGMLPVAMRIGRASELRAPMAIVVIGGLLVSTVLTLVMIPVLYTLFDDARVRLAGWRPAGSRTEGR